Proteins encoded in a region of the Ancylobacter sp. SL191 genome:
- a CDS encoding response regulator transcription factor, giving the protein MTILIVEDDPDIGSLLRRGFASESYAVELVGDGEQALRAASGKSLEAIILDVMLPGRSGIDVCRALRAGGQTAPIIMLSARSSVNERTEGLLAGADDYIIKPFAFEELLARVKVQALRRSNGEGEQRVLTVGAVTLDLDTRQAQIGGTRVRLTEREVELLALLMRHAGEPLARADIFAALWAGHGGASLNVVDVYVGYLRHKLAEATPEGGQMIVTVRGRGFMFESVAA; this is encoded by the coding sequence ATGACCATTCTTATCGTCGAGGACGATCCCGATATCGGCTCGCTTCTGCGCCGCGGCTTCGCCTCGGAGAGTTACGCCGTGGAGCTGGTGGGCGACGGCGAGCAGGCACTGCGCGCGGCCAGCGGCAAGTCGCTGGAGGCGATCATCCTGGACGTGATGCTGCCGGGCCGTTCCGGCATCGATGTGTGCCGCGCTCTGCGCGCCGGCGGGCAGACCGCGCCCATCATCATGCTCTCGGCCCGCTCCAGCGTGAACGAGCGCACCGAGGGGCTGCTGGCCGGGGCCGATGATTACATCATCAAGCCCTTCGCCTTCGAGGAATTGCTGGCGCGGGTGAAGGTGCAGGCGCTGCGCCGCTCCAATGGCGAGGGCGAGCAGCGCGTGCTCACCGTCGGCGCGGTCACGCTCGATCTTGATACACGGCAGGCGCAGATCGGCGGCACGCGGGTTCGCCTCACCGAACGCGAGGTGGAACTGCTGGCGCTGCTGATGCGTCATGCCGGTGAGCCCCTCGCCCGCGCCGACATTTTCGCCGCGCTCTGGGCGGGCCATGGCGGCGCGTCGCTGAACGTGGTCGACGTCTATGTCGGCTATCTCCGGCACAAGCTGGCGGAGGCGACGCCCGAGGGCGGGCAGATGATCGTGACCGTGCGCGGACGCGGCTTCATGTTTGAGTCGGTGGCCGCGTGA
- a CDS encoding sensor histidine kinase codes for MGRVLFSSLRTRMALLLAVAVLVTAASALLLVAALGTANTQLDRLVSAQNRLELLSSISGRIGDYALISLQAAQQPGPRGEEALQTSRTATFAAFQRFESALADDVMRYGDEEQRTLMAARSRTVARLHAQFDVMDRQITAALASPDAPMAVRVALDVFAAGFGAPLSQAMEEERTDARAAQLAVQELRERAIRWGLAGVVFAFVVAIVVYHTVGSSLVQRVADVATAAAAIAQGRSDTRLTVTGHDELSLAMARFNRMAAQLARREGRLISDQRRLQEIVDARTAELRAANARLETIDLARRRFFTDVSHELRTPLTVILGEAEVTLRGGRPSEEDLRAALLVIQNRARRLHRRVEDLLRIARSESGQIELERRPFLVADLLEDVRESMLPVARAAGLPLEVACEGDDLALEADREWLRQTLDGLVANAVRHSAPGQLVRLEAAREGEDMVIRVRDHGTGIPAHELPHVFERFWRGAGEGREGTGFGIGLALAKWIVDRHGGRIDIDSSTGEDGPSGTCVVVRLPARVPDINLEAAQ; via the coding sequence ATGGGGCGGGTTCTGTTTTCGTCGCTGCGCACGCGCATGGCGCTGCTGCTTGCGGTTGCCGTGCTGGTCACGGCGGCGTCAGCCCTGCTGCTGGTCGCTGCGCTCGGCACCGCCAACACCCAGCTCGACCGTCTGGTCTCTGCGCAGAATCGTCTGGAGCTGCTCTCCTCTATTTCCGGCCGCATCGGTGATTACGCGCTGATCTCGCTCCAGGCAGCGCAGCAGCCTGGCCCGCGCGGCGAGGAGGCGCTGCAGACGTCACGCACGGCTACCTTCGCCGCGTTTCAGCGCTTCGAGTCTGCTTTGGCCGACGATGTCATGCGCTATGGCGACGAGGAGCAGCGCACGCTGATGGCGGCGCGCAGCCGCACCGTCGCCCGTCTCCATGCGCAGTTCGATGTCATGGACCGGCAGATCACCGCCGCGCTTGCCAGCCCGGACGCCCCGATGGCCGTGCGCGTGGCGCTCGATGTGTTCGCCGCCGGTTTCGGCGCGCCGCTGAGCCAGGCGATGGAAGAGGAGCGCACCGATGCCCGTGCCGCCCAGCTCGCGGTGCAGGAGCTGCGCGAGCGGGCCATACGTTGGGGTCTCGCCGGCGTGGTGTTCGCCTTCGTCGTCGCCATCGTGGTCTATCACACGGTCGGCTCCTCGCTGGTGCAGCGCGTCGCCGATGTCGCCACCGCCGCCGCGGCGATCGCGCAGGGGCGCTCCGATACCCGCCTCACCGTCACCGGCCATGACGAGCTGAGCCTCGCCATGGCGCGCTTCAACCGTATGGCCGCGCAGCTCGCCCGCCGCGAGGGGCGGCTGATCTCTGACCAGCGCCGTTTGCAGGAGATCGTTGATGCCCGCACCGCCGAACTGCGCGCCGCCAATGCCCGGCTGGAAACCATCGATCTCGCGCGCCGACGCTTCTTCACCGATGTGAGCCATGAGCTGCGCACGCCGCTCACCGTCATTCTCGGCGAGGCGGAGGTGACGCTGCGCGGCGGGCGGCCGAGCGAGGAGGATCTGCGCGCCGCGCTTCTCGTCATCCAGAACCGCGCCCGCCGGCTGCACCGGCGGGTGGAGGATCTGCTGCGTATCGCCCGCTCCGAGAGCGGCCAGATCGAGCTGGAGCGCCGGCCCTTCCTCGTGGCCGATCTGCTGGAGGATGTGCGCGAGAGCATGCTGCCGGTCGCCCGTGCTGCCGGCCTGCCGCTCGAGGTCGCCTGCGAGGGCGACGACCTCGCGCTGGAGGCGGACCGCGAATGGCTGCGCCAGACGCTTGACGGGCTGGTCGCCAACGCCGTTCGCCATTCCGCGCCCGGCCAACTTGTGCGGTTGGAGGCGGCGCGGGAGGGCGAGGACATGGTGATCCGCGTGCGCGACCACGGCACCGGCATTCCCGCCCATGAACTGCCGCATGTGTTCGAGCGGTTCTGGCGCGGGGCGGGGGAGGGGCGCGAGGGCACCGGCTTCGGCATCGGCCTCGCCTTGGCGAAATGGATCGTGGATCGGCATGGTGGCCGGATCGACATCGACAGCAGCACCGGAGAAGATGGGCCGAGCGGCACTTGCGTGGTCGTGCGCCTGCCCGCCCGGGTGCCCGACATCAATCTGGAGGCGGCGCAATGA